One genomic window of Gossypium hirsutum isolate 1008001.06 chromosome D11, Gossypium_hirsutum_v2.1, whole genome shotgun sequence includes the following:
- the LOC107916677 gene encoding uncharacterized protein isoform X1 gives MNRCSFQENASVSSCDHQRGGLVVCPKPRRIGVLANNPNRSLRLHLSHQAEVSDLRAGAELLDIILKKQEDFGIEQSATQVASSPPFFCGSPPSRVSNPLVQDAQFRDERLAAFSTFQIPTPSSPSSSSSRKGGCVRMKFGLKPATVRVEGFDCLNRDRRNSSIPATA, from the exons ATGAATCGTTGCAGTTTTCAAGAAAACGCCTCCGTTTCGTCTTGTGATCATCAAAGGGGCGGCCTAGTTGTTTGTCCTAAGCCTCGGCGAATTGGGGTTCTCGCCAATAACCCTAACAGGTCCTTGAGATTGCATTTGAG TCATCAAGCCGAGGTCAGTGATTTAAGAGCCGGTGCTGAGCTTTTAGATATCATCCTCAAGAAG CAGGAGGATTTCGGAATAGAACAATCTGCGACACAAGTAGCATCGTCACCTCCATTTTTTTGTGGGTCACCTCCTAGTAGGGTTTCGAATCCGCTTGTGCAAGATGCTCAATTCCGTGATGAAAGACTTGCAGCCTTTTCAACATTCCAAATCCCAACTCCATCGtctccatcatcatcatcatcacgcAAAGGAGGGTGTGTTAGGATGAAGTTTGGCCTTAAACCAGCCACCGTTAGAGTAGAAGGATTTGATTGCCTTAACAGAGATCGCCGAAATTCCAGCATCCCTGCTACGGCCTAA
- the LOC107916677 gene encoding uncharacterized protein isoform X2 — protein sequence MNRCSFQENASVSSCDHQRGGLVVCPKPRRIGVLANNPNRSLRLHLSHQAEVSDLRAGAELLDIILKKEDFGIEQSATQVASSPPFFCGSPPSRVSNPLVQDAQFRDERLAAFSTFQIPTPSSPSSSSSRKGGCVRMKFGLKPATVRVEGFDCLNRDRRNSSIPATA from the exons ATGAATCGTTGCAGTTTTCAAGAAAACGCCTCCGTTTCGTCTTGTGATCATCAAAGGGGCGGCCTAGTTGTTTGTCCTAAGCCTCGGCGAATTGGGGTTCTCGCCAATAACCCTAACAGGTCCTTGAGATTGCATTTGAG TCATCAAGCCGAGGTCAGTGATTTAAGAGCCGGTGCTGAGCTTTTAGATATCATCCTCAAGAAG GAGGATTTCGGAATAGAACAATCTGCGACACAAGTAGCATCGTCACCTCCATTTTTTTGTGGGTCACCTCCTAGTAGGGTTTCGAATCCGCTTGTGCAAGATGCTCAATTCCGTGATGAAAGACTTGCAGCCTTTTCAACATTCCAAATCCCAACTCCATCGtctccatcatcatcatcatcacgcAAAGGAGGGTGTGTTAGGATGAAGTTTGGCCTTAAACCAGCCACCGTTAGAGTAGAAGGATTTGATTGCCTTAACAGAGATCGCCGAAATTCCAGCATCCCTGCTACGGCCTAA